A window of the Bacteroides thetaiotaomicron VPI-5482 genome harbors these coding sequences:
- a CDS encoding OprO/OprP family phosphate-selective porin, with amino-acid sequence MQSTLTAQEKTPLNQVVNTLKERISLAGYAQLGYTYDDAADPDNTFDIKRIIFMAHGKITDRWTCDFMYDFYNGGMLLEVYTDYRILSGLTARIGEFKVPYTIENELSPTTVELINCYSQSVCYLAGVSGSDKCYGMTSGRDIGMMIHGKLFHDFLQYKFAVMNGQGLNTKDKNSQKDVVGNLMVYPNKWLSVGGSFIRGTGHAIGDSQYSGIKAGENYAKKRLSLGGVVTTSAFNFRTEYLAGKDRNVKSEGFYATGSVRLLQNFDFIASFDYFNPNKAADFKQNNYIAGLQYWFYPRCRVQAQYTFCDKKGDGQKDSNLIQAQVQVRF; translated from the coding sequence ATGCAGAGTACGCTCACCGCACAGGAGAAAACACCGTTGAATCAAGTAGTCAATACACTGAAAGAAAGAATCAGTCTGGCCGGTTATGCACAACTGGGCTATACATACGACGATGCCGCCGATCCCGACAATACATTCGACATCAAACGGATCATCTTTATGGCACATGGTAAAATCACCGACAGATGGACATGCGATTTCATGTATGATTTCTACAACGGTGGTATGCTGCTCGAAGTATATACAGACTACCGGATCCTTTCCGGACTTACAGCACGTATCGGAGAATTCAAAGTTCCTTATACCATTGAAAACGAACTGTCTCCCACTACGGTGGAGCTGATCAACTGCTATTCTCAGTCAGTCTGTTATCTGGCGGGAGTCAGCGGCAGTGACAAATGTTATGGAATGACTTCCGGACGAGACATCGGTATGATGATTCACGGAAAATTATTTCATGATTTCCTCCAATACAAATTTGCTGTCATGAACGGACAGGGCTTAAACACCAAAGACAAAAACAGTCAGAAAGATGTAGTCGGCAATCTGATGGTGTATCCTAACAAATGGCTGTCCGTAGGGGGATCTTTCATTCGGGGAACCGGACACGCCATAGGTGACTCCCAATATTCGGGAATCAAAGCAGGAGAAAATTACGCCAAGAAACGCTTGAGCCTGGGAGGGGTTGTTACTACTTCCGCATTCAACTTCCGTACGGAATATCTTGCAGGAAAAGACAGAAACGTAAAAAGCGAAGGATTCTATGCGACAGGCAGCGTACGTTTATTACAAAATTTCGACTTTATCGCCTCTTTCGATTATTTCAATCCGAACAAAGCGGCAGATTTCAAACAAAATAATTACATTGCCGGACTGCAATACTGGTTTTATCCCAGATGCCGTGTGCAGGCACAATACACTTTTTGTGATAAAAAAGGAGACGGACAAAAGGATTCTAATCTGATACAAGCACAGGTGCAAGTCAGATTCTAA
- a CDS encoding tetratricopeptide repeat protein, with translation MNEKTINEQYAYIRTLLEEKRLKEALMQLESLLWQCPDWDLRTRLEQLQTSYKYMLEYMRQGANDPERWNVYRKLIADTWEIADRSRLLMLDNASSRYYHEVRRTPRPESLSAYTLKKLLHMLESFNDDLAVSGLLSDEKMDEVLKRHEETLKYMFLQTWTNSAWTPEEEEDAQSMLTSELLPVNDLCLFISAVTLSLMECFDLRKIMWLLDAYRHPDVNAGQRALVGVIFIFHIYKNRLSLYNDLVKRVDLMDEISPFKEDVARIYHQMLLCQETEKIDKKMREEIIPEMLKNVSSMRNMRFGFEENEDENDDKNPDWADAFEQSGLGDKLREMNELQLEGADVYMSTFAALKSYPFFREVQNWFYPFSKQQSDVIKQLKQEGNEKNTLLDLILQSGFFSNSDKYSLFFTIRQLPKAQQDMMLSQLGEQQVAELTEKSSAETMKKFNERPGTVSNQYLHDLYRFFKLSVRRHEFRDIFKEKLDLHHIPALSNVLYSEDILFPIADFYLKKERWNEAIEVYEEMETIGALQERGAEYYQKLGYALQKSKKYAEAIGAYLKADTLKPDNIWNNRHLAICYRLNRNYQAALSYYKKVEEATPEDTNVIFHIGSCLAELGQYEEAANYFFKLDFIESNCIKAWRGIGWCSFISRKYEQAMKYYEKIIEQKPLAIDYMNAGHVAWTMGDIQKAAALYGKSITANGNRERFLEMFRKDEEALLKQGIQEEDIPLMLDLL, from the coding sequence ATGAACGAAAAAACGATTAATGAACAATACGCCTATATACGCACTCTGCTTGAAGAAAAAAGACTTAAAGAAGCTCTGATGCAGTTGGAATCCCTGCTCTGGCAATGTCCGGACTGGGATTTACGTACCCGCTTGGAGCAACTGCAAACCTCCTACAAGTATATGCTGGAGTATATGCGCCAAGGTGCAAACGACCCAGAACGCTGGAATGTATACAGAAAACTCATAGCTGATACCTGGGAAATAGCCGACCGTTCGCGCCTGCTTATGCTGGACAATGCTTCATCAAGATATTATCATGAGGTACGCCGCACTCCCCGACCGGAAAGTCTGTCAGCATATACACTCAAAAAATTACTGCACATGCTGGAGTCATTCAATGACGACTTGGCAGTCAGCGGACTGTTGTCTGACGAAAAGATGGACGAGGTACTGAAACGGCATGAAGAAACACTTAAATATATGTTTCTGCAAACATGGACCAACAGTGCATGGACTCCCGAAGAGGAAGAGGATGCACAATCCATGCTTACCTCCGAACTTCTTCCGGTGAACGACCTGTGCCTGTTTATCAGTGCCGTCACATTAAGTCTGATGGAATGCTTTGACCTGCGTAAAATCATGTGGCTGCTGGACGCTTACCGCCATCCGGATGTCAATGCCGGTCAACGTGCACTGGTAGGTGTCATTTTCATTTTCCATATCTACAAGAACCGTCTTTCACTCTACAATGATCTGGTCAAGAGAGTCGACCTCATGGATGAGATTTCTCCATTCAAAGAGGATGTGGCACGTATCTATCACCAAATGTTACTATGCCAGGAAACGGAAAAGATAGACAAGAAAATGAGAGAGGAAATCATTCCCGAAATGTTGAAGAATGTTTCGTCCATGCGGAACATGAGATTCGGCTTTGAGGAGAATGAGGATGAGAACGATGACAAGAATCCGGATTGGGCGGACGCTTTCGAACAATCAGGACTGGGAGACAAGTTGCGCGAAATGAATGAACTGCAACTGGAAGGAGCCGACGTATACATGAGTACATTTGCGGCACTGAAAAGTTATCCGTTCTTCCGGGAAGTACAGAATTGGTTTTACCCGTTCAGCAAGCAGCAATCCGATGTCATCAAGCAACTGAAACAGGAAGGTAACGAGAAAAACACATTGCTGGATTTAATTCTTCAATCGGGATTTTTCAGTAACAGTGACAAGTACTCACTCTTCTTTACGATCCGGCAGTTGCCAAAGGCGCAGCAAGACATGATGCTAAGCCAGCTCGGTGAACAACAAGTGGCAGAACTGACCGAGAAGTCGAGTGCGGAAACAATGAAGAAATTCAATGAGCGACCGGGAACCGTCAGCAATCAATATCTGCATGACCTGTACCGTTTCTTCAAGCTCAGTGTACGCCGCCATGAGTTTAGGGACATCTTTAAGGAAAAACTCGATTTACACCACATTCCTGCACTTAGTAACGTATTATATAGTGAAGATATCCTATTCCCGATCGCAGATTTCTATTTAAAGAAAGAACGCTGGAATGAGGCAATAGAAGTGTACGAGGAAATGGAAACGATCGGAGCACTTCAGGAAAGAGGTGCGGAATATTATCAGAAACTGGGATATGCCCTGCAAAAAAGCAAGAAGTATGCAGAAGCGATCGGTGCTTATCTGAAAGCGGATACACTGAAACCGGATAACATCTGGAACAACCGCCATCTGGCTATCTGTTACCGGTTAAACCGAAATTATCAGGCTGCATTGAGCTATTATAAAAAGGTGGAAGAAGCTACACCGGAAGATACCAATGTTATTTTCCATATCGGCAGTTGCCTGGCCGAACTCGGACAATACGAAGAAGCTGCCAACTACTTTTTCAAACTGGATTTCATCGAAAGTAATTGCATAAAAGCATGGCGTGGCATCGGGTGGTGTTCATTCATCAGCCGGAAATACGAACAAGCCATGAAATATTACGAAAAGATCATCGAACAGAAGCCACTGGCTATCGACTATATGAATGCCGGACACGTCGCATGGACAATGGGAGACATTCAGAAAGCGGCCGCCCTGTACGGCAAGTCAATCACAGCCAACGGAAACCGCGAACGCTTTCTGGAGATGTTCCGGAAAGACGAGGAAGCTCTTCTCAAACAAGGTATTCAAGAAGAGGACATCCCGTTAATGCTGGATTTATTATAA
- a CDS encoding Maf-like protein: MLGNLDKYQIILASNSPRRKELMSGLGVDYVVRTLPDVDESYPADLAGAEIPEYISREKADAYRSIMQPGELLITADTIVWLDGKVLGKPEGREGAVEMLRSLSGKSHQVFTGVCLTTTEWQKSFTAASDVEFDVLSEEEIRYYVDKYQPMDKAGAYGVQEWIGYIGVKSISGSFYNIMGLPIQKLYGELKKL, encoded by the coding sequence ATGCTTGGAAATTTAGATAAATATCAGATTATATTAGCCTCCAATTCTCCCCGCCGGAAAGAACTGATGTCAGGTTTGGGAGTGGATTATGTGGTCAGGACATTGCCGGATGTGGATGAATCATATCCAGCCGATCTGGCTGGTGCTGAGATTCCGGAATATATCTCCCGCGAAAAGGCGGATGCTTACCGGAGTATTATGCAACCGGGGGAACTGTTGATTACGGCAGATACGATTGTCTGGCTCGATGGTAAAGTGCTTGGAAAGCCGGAAGGTCGCGAAGGAGCGGTCGAAATGCTCCGTTCTTTGTCCGGTAAGTCACATCAGGTGTTCACCGGTGTTTGTCTTACGACCACTGAATGGCAAAAGAGCTTTACTGCTGCATCCGATGTGGAATTTGATGTTTTGTCCGAAGAGGAAATCCGGTATTATGTGGACAAATATCAGCCTATGGATAAAGCGGGAGCGTATGGAGTGCAGGAATGGATCGGATATATAGGGGTAAAGTCTATTTCGGGCAGCTTTTATAATATAATGGGACTCCCCATACAGAAACTGTACGGGGAGCTGAAGAAGTTATAA